Proteins co-encoded in one Daphnia carinata strain CSIRO-1 chromosome 3, CSIRO_AGI_Dcar_HiC_V3, whole genome shotgun sequence genomic window:
- the LOC130685300 gene encoding frizzled-1-like, whose protein sequence is MSSNKSVCIFASLLALLLTVISVSSTISDRDSLPHHGRCEAITIPLCKDILYNETIFPNLLNHQKQEDAGLEVHQFYPLVKVKCSPDLQIFLCSVYAPVCTVLDKPIPPCRSLCLSARNGCEGLMNKFGFQWPESLECSRYPEAGAGGELCVGENNTSSGTSHGGNDGYRPPYKVSGGLGGVPNYPRNPLNELGNYPGVYPGGPGGPVVGGSPTGYGSGSSWYGGPSGIRSGFTSVNSNYSRDHGFICPAQFRVPKGLDYVVRVGGKIYPDCGAPCKGMFFNESEVRFSRVWIVVWGAICMASCLFTVLTFLLDVRRFRYPERPVVFLSVCYFMVALAYVIGYAMGDNVSCNAPFDPPPDFSVDKADMVETITQGTKRESCTILFMLLYYFEMAANLWWVVLTLTWFLAAGLKWGHEPIEAKSHYFHLVTWALPAALTIAILAMGKVEGDVLSGVCSVGVWDMSALRLFVLAPLFLFLIVGTIFLLGGFISLFRVRTLMKSGGTKTDKLEKFMLRIGIYSFLYTVPAIIVIACLLHEQAFFDSWMLRWQEDKCRDPQWIKFVFACPSQSLAYAKGAGGYPTAPTYPKPEFAVFMIKYLMMLIVGISSGFWVMSSKTLATWTNFYRRLFWLKPEPTGVYV, encoded by the exons ATGTCTTCTAACAAAAGTGTCTGCATCTTTGCCTCTTTGTTGGCGTTGTTACTGACTGTTATTTCAGTGAGTTCCACCATTTCTGATCGAGACAGTTTACCCCACCATGGCAGGTGTGAAGCCATCACTATCCCCCTGTGTAAAGATATTCTCTATAATGAGACTATCTTCCCAAACCTGCTCAATcaccaaaaacaagaagatgCTGGTCTTGAAGTCCACCAGTTCTATCCATTGGTGAAGGTTAAGTGCAGTCCAGACTTGCAAATCTTTCTTTGCTCTGTCTATGCTCCAGTTTGCACAGTTCTAGACAAACCCATCCCTCCTTGCCGTTCTCTCTGTCTGTCTGCACGAAATGGTTGTGAGGGTCTCATGAACAAGTTTGGGTTCCAATGGCCAGAAAGCTTAGAGTGCAGCAGGTATCCTGAAGCAGGTGCTGGAGGAGAACTTTGCGTAGGGGAAAATAATACCAGCTCAGGAACTAGCCATGGTGGTAATGATGGCTACAGGCCTCCATACAAAGTTTCTG GCGGGCTTGGGGGTGTTCCCAATTACCCAAGAAATCCCTTAAATGAATTGGGTAACTATCCTGGTGTATATCCAGGTGGTCCAGGTGGGCCTGTTGTGGGTGGTAGTCCCACCGGTTATGGTTCAGGTTCCAGTTGGTATGGTGGACCAAGTGGTATCCGATCCGGTTTCACATCAGTCAATAGTAACTACTCACGCGATCATGGGTTCATTTGTCCTGCCCAATTCCGAGTGCCAAAAGGACTTGATTATGTCGTTCGCGTCGGCGGAAAAATCTATCCTGATTGTGGTGCTCCCTGTAAGGGCATGTTTTTCAATGAGAGTGAAGTCCGTTTCTCCCGAGTTTGGATCGTTGTTTGGGGTGCTATTTGTATGGCATCTTGTCTCTTCACG GTGTTGACTTTCTTGCTGGATGTGCGCCGATTCCGCTATCCCGAACGGCCCGTCGTCTTCCTTTCTGTGTGCTATTTTATGGTGGCATTGGCCTACGTCATCGGATACGCCATGGGAGACAATGTATCATGTAACGCACCGTTTGATCCACCGCCAGATTTCTCGGTCGATAAAGCTGACATGGTAGAAACCATAACCCAA GGAACTAAACGCGAGTCTTGTACCATCCTCTTCATGTTGCTCTATTACTTTGAGATGGCAGCTAATCTCTGGTGGGTCGTCTTGACGCTCACCTGGTTCCTGGCAGCTGGTCTCAAGTGGGGTCATGAACCAATCGAAGCAAAGTCTCATTACTTTCATCTGGTGACGTGGGCTTTGCCGGCTGCTCTTACCATCGCCATCTTAGCCATGGGCAAAGTTGAAG GCGACGTACTGAGTGGCGTTTGTTCGGTTGGCGTTTGGGATATGTCCGCCTTACGGCTCTTTGTATTGGCCCCtctattcctttttcttatcGTCGGCACCATTTTCTTACTGGGCGGCTTCATCTCCCTTTTTAGG GTGAGAACATTGATGAAGAGTGGAGGCACCAAGACAGATAAACTCGAAAAGTTCATGCTGCGTATTGGCATCTATTCGTTTTTATACACAGTACCGGCCATCATTGTTATTGCATGCCTTCTACATGAACAG gctttcttcgattcgtGGATGTTGCGATGGCAAGAAGACAAGTGTCGTGACCCGCAGTGGATTAAATTTGTATTTGCGTGTCCATCACAAAGTTTGGCTTATGCCAAAGGCGCTGGCGGTTACCCCACGGCTCCAACTTACCCAAAACCGGAATTTGCTGTTTTTATGATCAA GTATCTGATGATGCTGATTGTCGGAATCAGCTCAGGCTTTTGGGTTATGTCCTCCAAAACATTAGCTACGTGGACCAACTTCTACCGTCGTCTTTTCTGGTTAAAGCCGGAACCCACAGGAGTTTAcgtctaa
- the LOC130685304 gene encoding LOW QUALITY PROTEIN: uncharacterized protein LOC130685304 (The sequence of the model RefSeq protein was modified relative to this genomic sequence to represent the inferred CDS: substituted 1 base at 1 genomic stop codon), translating into MAVVLDDFNFETVVIAQDLLNAGEECTQRGLNFTAKWLAEMDFAVTQKLDPEVANSLEYQQPKRKGRARYILAKKYFDVKEYSRCAHYTQDCQDQVSMFLHFYSRYMAGEKKLVEDESDKSSETKIAHLKLLHQDLGRLRNTAQWDGYLCYLHGLVLRKMDLPHALQVLQDAVNLTPLNWAAWLELANLIKNSEMLSQLKLPNCWMKYLFMGHILGELHLDEAALSLYEKLHQGVFEHSLYVKSQIAKIYYSLRDGIQAATKFSEIREEDPYCLDAMDVYSNVLYVQNNQPELAQLAHQAFAVDKYRVETCCIVGNYYGLRGQHEKAVLYLQRALKLNPHYSYAWTIMGHENIEMKNSNAAIACYRKATEMNIRDFRAWYGLGQAYEILKMPLYSLYYYRMAQSLKPDDSRMLVALGDAYDKLERLHDAKKCYWKAHCVGDLECIALLRLAKTYDKLKETDHAAAAYCDYLRDSEKQGSGEGDEHHGQAYLYLASYYXYFPVALSKGPQFLDLAREYAQKCVEYPSTLADGKALLREVAQRCQEENSRVGGNFIHKTTSETLRLTDQLHPNQTGPSSTGQTVDIKKTSSFQITSVRVSSSISNDGEDDSCGEVDDSQTEPSEVGSHNHIDVDGDLDTGGDDPPIMFVSNVPVSLAQQQVNEGGALKLEDKDHGLQRRFRVVKIESAEPFKRGRWLCMDFLDQPSVQPILSKEEPGSATSSSGSLSDHISTDDGQHHAPYLQQPNQTLQNINTGAVLNSCNQQAQPSSSIQIVPHSLPASAASVSYPQTQQQLLQQPIYQTQSPVPLVYPVASVTTILQPSAATIATTSNPASLAIPLITTQPTSSVTAGATLPSLSSNVAQPFVQQPVPPGLLQQQQSMASQPAYTASAVAPQQQQQQQYVTPASGIQPGLTAPHLPSQQPTQQPVVAQIPVMAQQNLIPVQPSSNNNIVAPSPHPSTANLIQPSSTIPTQANQNSMHPVVLLPSSTSLQQQSQPTPVVPIHGPPPGLIPQHQHPPLGLQSQQQPGNQGQPTFAEIVANAPAQPLPNTQHLQQHATQPASSVQAIQTVGVPPTSTLQQSEVVMQQQSVQQMQSMQQTHIQQSGSILMQPSQQQPALVQQTATPHAMYGGSSNNQTIPVAVMSVATSIQPQVQLIMAAPSTLTTAIASNAGMESAMAALPHGPPVLNKSQSVADDSHAGGSTDDHASASGSSTVAIDNKIEQAMDLVKSHLMFAVREEVEVLKERIDVLMERIAYLESENQILRSAATQETLAQIAQLEATFPGSGTDNSGGSSVSVVGVASSIGAIVNNTITSTTTTTSTTTSCTSSQIPNGTSPAP; encoded by the exons ATGGCGGTTGTACTGGacgatttcaattttgaaaccGTTGTAATAGCCCAAGATCTTTTAAATGCCGGTGAAGAATGCACCCAAAGAGGCCTAAATTTTACGGCGAAATG GCTTGCTGAGATGGATTTTGCTGTAACACAAAAACTAGATCCAGAGGTAGCTAACAGCCTCGAATACCAGCAGCCTAAGAGGAAAGGCAGGGCAAGATATATTTTGGCTAAAAAGTATTTTGATGTTAAAGAATACAGCAg ATGTGCCCATTACACCCAAGATTGCCAAGACCAAGTCAGCATGTTCTTGCATTTCTATTCAAGATACATGGCTGGAGAGAAGAAACTTGTTGAAGACGAAAGTGACAAATCAA GTGAAACAAAGATAGCTCACTTGAAACTCCTACACCAAGATCTGGGTAGATTAAGGAATACTGCACAATGGGATGGATATCTTTGCTATTTACACGGTTTAGTCTTAAGAAAAATGGATCTTCCGCATGCCCTACAAGTTCTTCAAGATGCTGTTAATTTAACTCCACTTAATTGGGCCGCTTGGCTTGAACTAGCTAACTTGATAAAAAACAGTGAAATG CTAAGTCAGCTGAAATTACCCAACTGCTGGATGAAATATCTTTTCATGGGGCATATTTTAGGTGAACTTCATTTAGATGAAGCAGCACTTAGTCTATATGAAAAGCTTCACCAAGGAGTGTTTGAACACAGTCTATATGTCAAAAGCCAAATTGCGAAAATTTACTACAGTTTAAGAG ATGGAATCCAGGCAGCAACGAAGTTCAGCGAAATTCGTGAAGAAGATCCGTATTGCCTTGACGCTATGGATGTCTACTCAAATGTTCTCTACGTTCAAAACAACCAACCTGAACTGGCACAACTGGCTCATCAGGCCTTTGCAGTAGACAAGTATCGGGTAGAAACTTGTTGCATCGTTG GAAATTATTACGGGTTGCGCGGTCAACATGAGAAAGCCGTGCTGTATCTTCAGCGCGCATTGAAACTAAATCCGCACTACTCTTATg CATGGACAATTATGGGTCACGAAAATATTGAGATGAAGAACTCAAATGCTGCTATCGCTTGCTACAGAAAGGCTACAG AAATGAACATACGCGATTTCCGTGCCTGGTACGGATTGGGACAAGCttatgaaattttgaaaatgcctcTGTACAGTTTGTATTATTATCGAATGGCTCAATCGCTGAAGCCAGATGATTCTCGCATGTTAGTAGCTCTAGGGGATGCCTACGACAAGCTTGAAAGATTGCATGACGCCAAAAAATGTTATTGGAAGGCTCACTGTGTGGGCGATTTGGAATGCATCGCTCTGCTACGTCTTGCCAA GACCTATGACAAGCTCAAAGAGACGGATCATGCTGCAGCCGCCTATTGCGATTATTTACGCGATAGCGAAAAACAAGGATCTGGAGAAggagatgaacatcatggccAAGCGTACCTCTATCTAGCTAgctattattaatattttccCGTCGC TCTGTCCAAAGGTCCCCAGTTCCTTGACCTGGCCCGCGAGTACGCCCAAAAATGCGTGGAATATCCATCG ACGCTTGCAGATGGGAAAGCATTATTACGCGAAGTTGCACAGCGATGTCAGGAAGAAAATTCACGTGT GGGTGGCAACTTTATACACAAAACCACCAGTGAAACTCTGAGGCTGACAGACCAGCTTCATCCCAATCAGACGGGACCATCGTCCACAGGACAGACAGTGGACATCAAGAAAACAAGTTCGTTCCAAATAACTAGTGTCAGGGTCTCCTCCAGCATCAGCAATGATGGGGAGGATGACTCTTGTGGTGAGGTGGATGACTCACAGACTGAACCGTCTGAAGTGGGGAGCCACAACCATATTGATGTGGATGGAGATTTAGACACTGGTGGAGATGATCCACCAATCATGTTTGTCAGTAATGTGCCAGTATCACTAGCTCAACAACAAGTCAATGAAGGAGGTGCCCTCAAGCTCGAGGACAAAGATCATGGATTGCAACGTAGATTCAGAGTTGTCAAGATTGAGAGTGCTGAACCTTTCAAACGAGGAAGATGGCTCTGCATGGATTTTCTGGACCAACCATCTGTCCAGCCCATACTGTCTAAGGAAGAGCCTGGTTCTGCAACATCAAGCTCAGGCAGCTTGTCTGATCATATTTCGACAGATGATGGGCAACATCATGCACCATACTTGCAGCAACCGAATCAAACCCTTcag AATATCAACACTGGAGCAGTCTTGAATTCTTGCAACCAGCAGGCTCAGCCCAGCAGTAGTATTCAAATAGTACCACATTCCTTGCCCGCCAGTGCGGCTTCCGTCAGTTATCCCCAAACCCAACAGCAGCTGCTTCAGCAGCCAATCTATCAGACACAATCTCCAGTTCCATTAGTCTATCCAGTAGCTTCCGTCACAACCATTCTGCAACCAAGCGCAGCGACAATAGCCACCACGTCCAATCCTGCAAGTCTCGCCATCCCACTAATAACGACGCAACCCACGTCTTCGGTTACTGCTGGTGCTACTTTGCCCAGTCTTTCTTCCAATGTTGCGCAGCCATTTGTTCAGCAACCCGTCCCGCCAG GCCTTCTACAGCAGCAGCAATCTATGGCTAGCCAACCTGCTTATACAGCTTCAGCGGTGGctccgcaacaacaacaacagcaacaataTGTAACACCGGCGTCTGGCATCCAGCCCGGATTAACAGCGCCACATTTGCCGTCCCAACAGCCGACCCAACAGCCCGTTGTCGCCCAGATTCCAGTAATGGCCCAACAAAACTTGATTCCTGTGCAACCGAGCAGTAACAACAATATCGTAGCGCCATCGCCCCACCCTTCAACGGCGAACCTTATCCAACCATCCAGTACTATTCCGACGCAAGCCAACCAAAATTCTATGCATCCGGTTGTGCTATTACCTTCATCTACTTCATTGCAACAGCAATCGCAGCCAACTCCGGTGGTACCGATTCATGGTCCACCTCCCGGACTGATTCCTCAGCACCAACATCCTCCCTTAGGGCTTCAATCGCAGCAGCAACCTGGAAATCAAGGCCAACCGACTTTCGCAGAAATAGTTGCCAACGCTCCGGCACAGCCCTTACCTAACACACAACACCTTCAACAGCATGCCACGCAGCCGGCATCGTCCGTACAAGCCATTCAAACTGTTGGTGTTCCTCCAACTTCCACTTTACAACAATCTGAAGTGGTTATGCAACAGCAGTCTGTCCAGCAAATGCAATCGATGCAACAAACACATATCCAGCAGTCCGGCTCGATACTTATGCAGCCGTCACAGCAACAACCCGCGTTGGTCCAACAAACAGCGACTCCACATGCCATGTATGGCGGCAGTAGCAACAATCAAACCATCCCAGTAGCAGTTATGTCCGTTGCGACCAGCATTCAGCCACAAGTCCAACTTATTATGGCAGCGCCATCCACCTTGACAACCGCCATTGCGAGCAATGCAGGAATGGAGTCGGCAATGGCGGCTTTGCCACACGGCCCCCCAGTGCTCAACAAATCGCAGAGCGTGGCAGATGACAGCCACGCCGGTGGTTCAACCGACGATCATGCCAG TGCCTCGGGTAGCAGTACGGTGGCCATCGATAACAAAATCGAGCAGGCCATGGATCTGGTCAAGAGTCATTTGATGTTCGCCGTCCGGGAGGAGGTGGAAGTCCTCAAGGAGCGCATCGACGTCCTCATGGAACGAATCGCCTACCTCGAATCGGAGAATCAAATTCTCAGATCAGCTGCCACTCAG GAGACCTTGGCGCAGATTGCACAGTTGGAGGCCACATTCCCGGGTAGCGGGACCGATAATAGCGGCGGGAGCTCGGTATCGGTCGTTGGCGTAGCCTCCTCCATCGGAGCTATTGTCAACAACACAATCACttcgacgacgacgactacATCGACGACCACCTCTTGCACTTCCTCTCAAATCCCGAACGGAACATCACCGGCTCCTTAG
- the LOC130685293 gene encoding conserved oligomeric Golgi complex subunit 3-like has protein sequence METEEREVWENLAEWDNLEDPLAPLTEEQQITILELAAICDQKLSVEDDPTEPKTNTLSQNNAKRNADTTILDSFASLMSGEKTIESSQQFYQWYSELEWEMLQEEDAEYRAYLAQLEKHQGDCQEMLQQVTGTLDKLSKLNSQYGFVSNKTTSLHEACEQMLIDQTKLSNLADELENKISYFLEYEKIQSQLSSPTLSVHGELFRNILDRLDKCIDYMQSHPQYRETSTYVTKYRVCLNTALSSVRSWVLQALEQCVQQAKKPDGSTPTTGESYAFTLLYGKFRLHADKMKQLMTDIEQRHEKGPEYEQLLADCHAAYFSQRLLLLRPSVVASLTDLSTTYVRDHCALSRCSCTFLLRICHDEWQLYHQFFGMKSELLEDYMDQLCGLLYDLLRPHIIHSNHLETLAELCFILRVEMIDEHINNNPEQLSAFHRVVLQLLSDVQERLVYRAHIYVQNDIVGYKPVSGDLAYPEKLEMMESIAEGLQNQATQTLARSVSVSSVSSPDTVRSHTGNSPADLHGMWYPPLRRALLCLSKLYRSVDRSTFQGLSQEVLAAACAALANASSQIMSNKTTLDAHLFHIKHLLILREQIAPFQVDFAVKEMSLDFSSVKHAALGLFQKKGRLFSLSASNALLEFLLEGAPQVREHLKDSRRLADRQLKSTCEAFIDYCGDFLIGPIRVYLAKMTSYLKNNTDLTGLKQQTFAQPDVVQNYSSESQKYLRTRLPVVQRSLQLYLANRETEFILFRPVKNLIVASFQQLHQILVTHYSEEERGLIAAPSPEHISILLSAMLLKRPESVSGEREKTPDSQSPAKEPIHNIS, from the exons ATGGAGACGGAAGAGCGTGAAGTTTGGGAAAATCTAGCCGAATGGGACAATTTGGAAGATCCCCTTGCACCGCTAACCGAAGAACAACAAATAACTATTCTTGAGTTAGCTGCCATATGTGATCAAAAATTGTCTGTTGAAGAT GACCCTACAGAACCAAAAACCAATACCTTGTCACAGAACAATGCTAAGAGAAATGCTGATACTACGATATTGGATAGCTTTGCTTCTTTGATGAGTGGTGAAAAGACAATTGAATCATCACAACAG TTTTATCAATGGTACTCTGAATTAGAGTGGGAAATGCTACAAGAAGAGGATGCCGAATACCGAGCATACTTAGCCCAGTTGGAAAAGCATCAAGGAGACTGCCAAGAAATGTTGCAGCAGGTGACAGGAACTTTAGATAAACTATCCAAACTCAACAGCCAAtatggttttgtttcaaacaaaacaacttcTCTGCATGAAGCTTGCGAGCAAATGCTAATAGACCAGACAAAGCTTTCAAACTTGGCTGATGAACTGGAAAACAAGATTTCGTATTTCCTCGAGtatgaaaaaattcaatcacAACTTAGCTCACCTACTCTTTCTGTCCATGGAGAACTTTTCCGCAATATCCTGGATCGCCTCGATAAATGCATAGACTACATGCAATCACAC CCTCAGTACAGGGAAACGTCCACCTATGTAACAAAATATCGGGTGTGTCTCAATACTGCATTGTCATCTGTACGTAGCTGGGTCTTGCAAGCTCTAGAGCAATGCGTCCAACAAGCCAAAAAGCCTGACGGCAGCACACCAACAACAG GTGAAAGTTACGCGTTTACGCTTTTGTACGGTAAATTTCGGCTGCATGCCGATAAAATGAAACAGCTCATGACCGACATCGAACAACGTCATGAAAAAGGACCCGA GTACGAACAATTGTTGGCCGATTGTCATGCAGCGTACTTCAGTCAACGTCTGTTGCTGTTGCGACCAAGTGTCGTAGCTTCTCTAACGGACCTTTCAACTACCTACGTTCGCGACCATTGTGCCCTTTCCCGCTGTTCGTGCACGTTTCTTCTGCGCATCTGCCATGACGAATGGCAACTTTATCACCAGTTTTTCGGCATGAAATCCGAATTACTTGA AGATTATATGGATCAACTTTGTGGTTTATTGTACGATCTTCTCCGGCCGCACATTATTCATTCGAATCATTTGGAAACTTTGGCCGAACTCTGCTTTATTCTTCGCGTTGAAATGATTGACGAGCACATCAATAATAACC CGGAACAGCTCAGCGCCTTTCACCGTGTCGTTTTGCAGCTGCTGTCTGATGTGCAAGAAAGGCTGGTTTATCGTGCCCACATTTATGTTCAAAATGACATTGTTGGATACAAGCCCGTTTCCGGCGATTTGGCATACCCggaaaaattggaaatgatGGAG AGTATCGCGGAAGGGCTTCAAAACCAGGCTACGCAAACGCTCGCGCGTTCCGTTTCTGTCTCCTCTGTCTCATCGCCCGATACCGTTCGGTCCCATACTGGAA ATTCGCCTGCCGATCTCCACGGGATGTGGTATCCACCATTGAGAAGAGCCCTGCTGTGTTTATCGAAGCTGTACCGTTCGGTCGATCGTTCCACATTCCAAGGACTTTCTCAG GAAGTTTTGGCGGCGGCATGTGCGGCCTTGGCAAATGCCTCGTCCCAGATTATGAGTAACAAAACGACCCTAGACGCCCATTTGTTTCACATCAAGCACCTTCTTATTCTGCGCGAACAG ATTGCCCCTTTCCAAGTTGATTTTGCCGTCAAAGAAATGAGCCTAGATTTCAGTTCTGTGAAGCATGCcg CATTGGGGTTGTTCCAGAAAAAAGGGCGGCTATTTTCGCTCTCAGCTAGCAATGCGCTACTAGAATTCCTTCTTGAAGGAGCCCCGCAAGTCAGGGAACATTTGAAGG ATTCCAGGCGTTTGGCTGACCGCCAACTCAAATCAACTTGTGAAGCATTCATAGATTATTGCGGTGACTTTTTGATCGGACCTATTCGCGTTTACCTAGCCAAG ATGACGAGTTATTTGAAGAACAACACGGACTTGACTGGATTGAAGCAACAAACATTTGCTCAACCTGATGTTGTGCAAAACTATTCTAGCGAATCGCAAAAATATCTCAGGACTCGTCTGCCTGTCGTTCAACGCAGCTTGCAGCTTTACTTGGCCAATCGTGAAACCGAATTCATTCTGTTCAG ACCTGTCAAGAACTTGATAGTTGCTAGCTTTCAACAACTGCACCAAATCCTGGTAACCCATTACAGTGAGGAAGAACGAGGACTAATTGCAGCTCCTTCACCAGAACATATATCTATTCTTCTTTCTGCTATGCTGCTAAAGCGACCGGAATCTGTGtcaggagagagagagaa GACGCCAGATTCTCAAAGTCCTGCCAAGGAGCCCATACATAACATTTCATAG